The proteins below are encoded in one region of Saccopteryx leptura isolate mSacLep1 chromosome 1, mSacLep1_pri_phased_curated, whole genome shotgun sequence:
- the C1H11orf87 gene encoding uncharacterized protein C11orf87 homolog produces the protein MSARAPKELRLALPPCLLNRTFASPNASGGGNASARGPGSGGGTCITQVGHQLFQSFSSTLVLIVLVTLIFCLLVLSLSTFHIHKRRMKKRKMQRAQEEYERDHCSGSRGGRGLTPASGPAPTLLKEPRLERQARDSALCDPSNASSSSSTPDLPCQGPRAPAPPPPAPSAQGTQAASSCLDTAGEGLLQTVVLS, from the coding sequence ATGAGTGCCAGGGCGCCCAAAGAGCTGAGGCTGGCGCTGCCTCCGTGTCTCCTAAACCGGACCTTTGCTTCGCCCAACGCCAGCGGCGGCGGCAACGCGAGCGCGCGTGGCCCGGGCTCGGGCGGCGGCACCTGCATTACACAGGTGGGACACCAGCTTTTCCAGTCCTTCTCCTCCACGCTGGTGCTGATCGTCCTGGTCACGCTCATCTTCTGCCTGCTCGTGCTGTCGCTCTCCACCTTTCACATCCACAAGCGCAGGATGAAGAAGCGGAAGATGCAGAGGGCTCAGGAGGAGTACGAGCGGGATCACTGCAGCGGCAGCCGCGGCGGCAGGGGGCTGACCCCGGCCAGCGGCCCGGCCCCCACCCTCCTCAAGGAACCCCGGCTGGAGAGGCAAGCACGGGACTCCGCCCTCTGCGACCCCTCCAacgcctcttcttcctcttcgaCCCCTGACCTCCCGTGCCAGGGTCCCCGTGCTCCTGCACCTCCACCGCCCGCTCCCAGTGCGCAAGGAACACAAGCAGCCTCCTCCTGTTTGGACACAGCTGGCGAGGGCCTGTTGCAAACGGTGGTACTGTCCTGA